caactcagaacgtcgagacgatcaagaataaatatactttatggggtcttagacgaatatttcgagatgttacaaacggtatgactcgattaatgtacccccatcctatggtggtgggtataaagagatCTAGAACTCATTAAAAACGTCATGAGCATCTCAAAttattccacaaaaaaaaaaaaaaaacaattctttGCAAGAAACCAATATGGTGCTAATCCTAGGTTCAGCGCAGCTGAGCTTAGCTATTTTTTACTTGTATGTACTAATTTTTTAAACCTACCATACGTCTTAgcctgtctctctctctctctctctctcttttccaTTCAGTTGCCATGCAATGTCATTTTATGGTATTTTCCAGCACAAATCTTACACACTGCGCGGGGATGTGGGAAAGTGTGTGTGAGCGTAtgtcttttattggcccaagtgTAGTGAGTCCGAAGTGGATCCAACTGATGGTTGTGTGTGCTCTGGTGTATCTGTgtgaaaattaataattttccaccccattttttattttgtttatgatTTGTTAGTTCAAGTCCTGAAATGTTGTAGTACGCATTCTAAACTGCGAGAGCGATGCGTGAGtgtgtgaaaaataaaataaaaacttttctaaCTGTTTTGGTAATTTGTGCTCTTGGCACTGTAGCTTGAAGCGAGTCACAAAAATGCAGAACAATTTTTGTTGTTCAACCTCTTCGAATATTGTCTGTTAGCTAGGTCGCAACGAACCTTGTTTGTAGACAGGATTTATCATAGAATTTGGCTTGGGTTAGGAGAAATGAGAAAAAGGCGTTTATGAGGTTGATAGATAATAAGATTAGAGATAGCTTAAATGCTAGTAACTTCGTTTCATTGGATTTTGCTCACGGATATTCCATTTAACATCAGCGGGCATGCTTTTGTCACAACAATAAGtgttgtccaattcaagtttaaccgCAATGATGGTTGGTTGGCTCCCTGGGTTTCTATAAAACCAATTGGGATGTTATAATGCCGCTTTGAAAATAATACCATCTTTGTGATGTCTGCTATCCTGTGTACTCCAATTGCGATTATATTAAGCCTCAAAGGTAAAGACATTTTATCAGGTCACCCAGATCTAACTCGCATAGCCCGTGAAACAAAGGACCACCTAGAGTTTTAAGACTACGATATAATAGCACCGATCAGGAACAGAGCAGGGTTTAGTTTTCTCCTTCTTGTAATGTACACAACCAAATATTTGTTGTAGATACTATTTTACAATAACTTTCGAGCATCTTAGAACCAGAGAAGAGGTAGGACTTCGGGAGCCTTTGAAATGCAAGCTGCAGTCGGGAGGGGGGTTCGCGTCCTTCTCTAATCAAGCCTTGTTCACAATACAATAATTATTTTAGACTCCCTTTTTATTTCAACTACTAggataacaagaaaaaaaatgtgtggtgCTAATGTGATACCCCTTTTTTAATATGAATTTAATTTACTAGAACGGCAGTTATTCGAAAtggtctaaaaaaaaaaaaaaagatatcaagTGGACTCTATGGTGGTAAAAAAAAAGTCTCAGCCTCCATGCCCGCGCCATCCTATGTCCTGCTGGCTATGATATTTCAGGACCCCTAAACTACGATCACACCAAATTTATCCTACATACCTTTGCAAGAAACGTCTACAAGATAGTCCTTACAgattcattttaaaaaaattcagttttattCCAAAACATTTTAATTCTCTTAACATTTTTCGTTCTATAATCAATAAActatactttagaaaaaaaaattaagtattttgcataattttcatGGCCCTTAAggggttaaattcaaaaaaaatagaAGTATCTTACTACGCAAATAAGCAGATGCAAATACAATATAATTTCTTTTTACAAATAATCCAAGAAAGAGCAACTCattcataacaaaatgcgtGTAAAACgtatttaggaaaaaaaaaacaaaatgtgtggGAGTCATACTCCACAATAGAGACAGAAATCGAAACAATAACAATGCACTTGTGGTTACAAACCAGTTGGGCTGTATAACACCTTAAAACATTCGTTGCTCTTTCTCAATTATAACAGATCAATGCAAGAAactttatcaataaattaacaTAGCAATGATGACTTACCACCTTACTCCACTCTCTCGATGAAGGCCTCCACTTCGATCGTTGGTTGATGGGTGATATTTTGGTGAATGGCTGTGatttatgaatgaaattaaatttcttgcAAAGAACATACAGACAGTGACTAAAATAGGTACTTAACAAAGCTAGTGGAGTTCAtaacacatacattttttttgaagtttttaaacGTAAAAATGATTTATGTCATTTTGTaaggaaaaatcattaaaaacaaattaaataaaaaaaaattaatttaaattaaattaaatgggaAAAAATGTGTATGTGAAATGACCCAAACTTGCTTTGTTacgattcatttttttttttatataataattatacttatgcttatatatttttttgtggaatttaattcctttaattaaaaaatctaCACAGTTGGTTGACACATTATGGTTGGACCGGCTAGTCTTTGTAAGAAAAAAGTTGAGGTGCTGTTTAGGTTATGGTCATGGATGGTTATGGTAGCTTCTCGAGTTTTATATGGCCATTAAAACTGGTTGGAAATTGGACTTTAGTCTTCCTGGGTAATTCGGTGTTTGTTTACTTCacgcttttataaaaaaaacaaggcgTCTGGTTGGAATTTGACGGTAGGCAAAATTAAGCGGTGTTCATGTTCAAAAAGTGCCTTACATGTGGCAAATTCAATGTAATAAGTGTTTCGATGCTGTACAAATGAACGTTTTGTCACAGATACCGACAgtcagatttcagcaaaattgtagGCTTATATCATTGGTTGGCTGCTTGCCGATTTATAACGTTGGATTTAAACAGAAGATTGGTGTTCTAGGCTCTTAGGTGATACCTGGCGTGGTTTGCGATCGGAGATGGATTGATGCTACTTATGCATGCCACATGAGCTTTGACAATCTAGCTTCCAAAACTTTGATGAAAGAGAATGGGCTCTGGATAAAAATCAGTGTCGTGTCTACCCTGTGGGTAGACTACGACAAAAAGGTACCAACTTCTGCGTCTGTCCAAATTGGAAATTTACAGATTTCCAAGATATTGAGAATAAAGTTGAGAAGTACACGTGTAGGTATCCTTCtgtcttccaaaaaaaaaaaacttattttgcactttcctTAAAATTCTGAACAACTTTAAATTACTTTTCGATATTCACTATAAATTAGTATGAACTTGGtccttaagattttttttcaagtattatttctttaaattttcaatttttgattggTCTTTTCTCTTCGAAGTCAgatcacagaaaaaaaaacccattttattcaatttggggCAACGAATCAGACCTTTGGTTTTGCAATCAGGAGGTAAAATATAGACTATCAAATGCCATAAGTAACTGTCTTTCCCATTCCTATAATAAAATTAATCGATGATATCGGCCCAGATATCGATAAAAAGTTTCACTTTTTAAAAGGATTTTTCTCCAAAAGTTTTAtccaaaatggaaaataaaagttCAAACTAGTTCCTAGAGTCGATGGACTTTTTAATTAAGACCAAAAAATCCAAGTCTGATCAAATTCGGGAATATTTCTATATACTTCGATTATATACCTTCTCTATACATGTGTGTCTGGGTGTCCCTTGTATATAAGGAGTTTGAGCAGCACTTCTATGTTGTCATGAGAGATGACAACCCAAAAGGAAGATTGaatcaaaacacaaaataaCCAAAATTGTCCAACTGTGCGAGATGGTAAAAAAGACATATCAAAAATCATTTCTTGCGTTTTATGTAAAAAgaggaagacaaaaaaaaaaaaaataattcagaaAAGAGGTCAGATATTGACAAAATACTCCGCCGATatcagactttaaaaatgtatcTCTTTTCAGAGGCAACAAAATTGGGTGGCAAGTATTGAAGataaaaaagaaggaaaaccaGGCGTAATGGTGACGATGGGAAAATAAATGGAATTAGCCCATCAATTTAGCCATAGAATTTAAAGAAGTGGATGGAAATGGGGTAAtgccaataaaaatttacaaaaaatatgacCAAGCATATCATTGTCGttggtgaaaaaaaaagaaaaaaataaaaattgatgaCTGAAAGTGGCCACTACAAACCGGATAATTCAAAAGTCTTACGGCATTGAATTAGATGGAAAAAAAGCCACTAGTTTCTTATGTCTTTTCCATGGTAGGTCCCAATTAGTTTACTATTCATATCTTCAAGTAAGTAATAGTGGTTGCCAAGCCTCTCTTTCACCCTTGCTTTTAAGAAAACTGGGGATAATTTAGCGCTAAAAGATTTCTCAGCACTACTCTGGGCAAAATTACGGTAGAAGACAATTTGGCCAACATTGTAGGTCTGAACCCTGGTTCTAAGGTCGTAGTTATGTTGGTTCCTTTCATAAGCCTGTCTTATGTGTTTCCTTAAATCCATCCTGATCACCTGCAAAGCATCGTCTCTGGCCAGTTTAGCCGTGGGCTCTTCCAAGAGATCCAAACTCCTCAGGAGTTGGTACGTCGAACCGTGAGTCACCATGTCAAAGCCATACAAAGCACGGTATGGTGAACAATGTATACTCTGGTGATAGGCATTGCGTAGGGCACAGCTGATGGAAGATAGATTCTGATCCCACTGTCTGTGGTCACTTCTTAAATAGGCCCTTATTCCTGCCAACAACGACCGGTTGACCCTCTCGGATGCGTTGGCTTGGGGGCTATATAACGCTGTATAGACGTGTCTTACACCGAATTCTGTCAGAAAAGCGTTCAGCTCATTTGACTTAAATTGACTCCCGTTATCACTGACGATTGTCTCGGGCACCCCATATGCGTGAAAAATCTGTTTCTCAAGGAAATCCTTTATATGGGTGGCCGTAAACTTCCTTAGAGGACAAAGCCAGTGATATTTGGAAAGGTGGTCGAGAACAATCAGGAGACCGATATGTCCCCTCTTGCTTCTTGGGTAGGGTCCAAGAATATCAACGTAGAGACGCTGAAAGGGACGGACGGATTCCACGAGGTTACCCATTGGTGGTTTAAGAACTATATTCGGAGCTTTTGTGGTTTTGCAAACCTCACAATTCCGTATGTAATCGCGGACGTCCTTTACCATTCCTGGCCAGAAAAAAGTTCGCCTTATCAACTCTAAAGTTTTGGCCATGCCCCCATGGGCTGCAAGGGGATTATCGTGAGCTCTGGAAATGGTATCAGTACGAAGTCTATCTGGAATCCAAAGCTTCCAACAAAACTCGTCCCTAGACTCATCCCCTGAGCAGTGCTCAGTGCGATAATACACATATCTATCCCCTATTTTGATATCAGGGTATCTGTTAGGATCTTTTATAACCCGTTCCTTCAAAAGTCGATAGTCCTCGTCATCAAAAAATGGTGAATCCAAGTCAACACCTGGCTCTGAAACTTCCAGAGCTGAAATATCGTCCGTCGGTATCCTGGAAAGGGCGTCGGGAACGATGTGGTCTTTGCCTTTCCTGTGGCTTATCGTAAAACGGTATGGCTGCAACTTGAAGACCCATCGAGCAAGTCTTCCGCTCAAGTCTGGCTGTCGCATGAGCCATAATAGACTGGAGTGGTCCGTCACGACTTCAAAATCTTGGAGTTCCAAGTAGCACCTGAATTTCCTTATAGCCTCCAGAGCAGCTAAACACTCACGCTCTGTAACACTATAGTTACGTTGCGCGGTGTTTAGTTTTCTGCTCATGAAGGCTATAGGTTTCTCATTCCCCTCATCATCGAGTTGTATCAGCACAGCCCCAATGCCGTAGTCGCTGGCATCGCAgtgcaaataaaatttcttagagAAATCAGGGTTATTTAGCACTGGAGCCGAAGTAAGGAGCGACTTGACACGTTCAAAGGCCTGCTGTGCTTCGCCCGTCCATTTGAACTTGCGTTTGGTGGATACAACTTCGGTGATGGGGAATGTTTCAGTGGAAAAATTCTGAATAAAACGACGGTACCACCCACAAAGTCCAAGAAAGCCACGAACCTGTTTAAGATTCCGGGGCACTGGCCAGTTGGTGATCGCCGATATCTTCTCGGGGTCGGTAGTAATGCCCCCATTGCCGATTATATATCCAAGGTAGTTTGTCCTGGTGACACAAAACTTGCTTTTGGATATATTGAGGGTCAGGTTCGACCTCCTAAACTCAGTGGCAATTCTCATCAGGATCtggatatgggtatcaaaattcTCCGAGACAATTACCATATCATCCAAGTAGCCAAAAACCGAATGGCGTAGGTCTGGAGGTATGAGCACATCCATCAGCCGACACATCGTCTGTGGGGCATTACACAGCCCGAACGGCATAACCACAAACTGGTAGAGCGGCCTACCAGGGACTGTGAACGCCGTCAGCTGTTTGGATGGCTCGTCCAGACCTATTTGCCAGAAGGCATCTTTGAGATCCAGCTTTGAAATGATGTTGGCTCTTGGTAGTCTCGAGAAAATCCCCTCTATGTTTGGAAGCGAATATGCGTCCTTCTTTGTTACAGAATTCAGCTTTCTCGCATCCAAACATAGCCTCACCTTGCCAGGCTTCACGACGAGCCTCATCGGAGAACTCCACGGTGAATTAGAGGGTTCGATCACCCCTAACTCTAGCATCCGATCAACCTCGGCAAACATGAGTTTTTCAACAGCTGGAGAAACAGGGTAAAAACGTTGTTTTATAGGTCTGGCATCGCCGACATCAATCGAATGTTGGATCAATGCGGTTCTGCCTAACCCCTGTTTCTCGAAGCTGGGAAAAAGTGCAATAACAGCTTCCAGCTGTTTCATCTCACCCTGAGCCAATCTCACATGAAAGTCATCGTCACGTCCCCCGCTATGGATTTCAAGTGCCGACACGACAGATGGGAAAATACTGTCATTGTGACAGACCAAAATATCAGAACTCGATAAAAGATTATTCAAAAGAttgaaaatattccaaaaatcgATCCCAAGAATCAATCGTTGGGAAATAGACGGAATAATGAATAATCGAATGTCCTTTGTCATGTCCTTGAAAGTAATAGAAACGTCTATCCACCCTAAGATGTTCTGGACTTTACCATCTGCTGTCTTGGCAAAAGACTTGCATGGAGTAAAGTTGGGAAACTTAGAAAAGTCATACTGGGCCAGTTCACCACCGATACAGCTTATATTAGCCCCAGTGTCCAACAGGCCGAATTCATGAAAGTCCAAAAATGACACTTTGGCATAATAGCGTCTATCATGCGGGTTCGACATAATCGTAGAAATCTGAATCTTACCACAGACCTTCCTGATGCGAAAATATCTCCTTAGACGAAGTGTGGACCGTTTAGGTGATTTTGCTTTAGAAATACTAGAcacgttaaaaatttcatttcgccTTTGAACATATATTTCCCATCGCTTATGATAGGGCAACCTGGGGTATATCAATCGAGAAACATCCTCATGTACATCAGAAGTGCTGGGCCTTTTCAAAATGGTAATCCTATCAGGGTCTAATTTGGACAGGTCAGGTTCAATAGAGGGTAAGTCAGGATCTGAAATTGTAAGTCCGGGAATTGGGGATGGGCCGACATCTAGACTTGGTTCTTCGTTGGCCCCGTCTGTCTgtagttttttgaagaagaaGACTGAACACGAGATAAACATCTGGCACACTGtggtttataaacatttttcgcGCCACACCCGTAACAGAAAATAGTCCTGTCCTCAAGACAATCCTGCCAAGTGTGTCCTATGTTATCACAGTTCCAGCATCTAATCGACTCAGATCTCTGGACAGCATCGATCGTGTAGTCCGACTCAGTGTCATTCGAAACACCCTGATCTAATTCTGCCAGTTGCCTGCGTGGTGGAAAATTCAGGTTTTGAGATCGTTGGGAAAGTGTTCTGCGCACATACTCGTCGCTCAGAAAGTTCTCTCGCATTTGCACGAGTTTGCGTAGATGGGACAGAGACCTAATTGGGACATAAAGTAAATCCTGACGAATGTCAGGCCGTAAATTCCTGGCAATGATCTCTATGAATTCGTCCTCACTCATCGGATTGGACAGTTTATCAGCAATGATAGAGAGGGCATCGAAGAAAGCATCATAGGATTCACCCGGTTTCTGCTTTCTGATTCGCATCTCCTCTCTAAGGTCGAATGAGGACTTCATGTCCTTATATTGGCTACGGATCGCCTGGCAGAAACCCTCCCACGTAATGGCTGGCACTTGCTTGTGGTATCGCCAATACCATTCACGAGCTTTTCCAGTCAGGAGTGTATTAAGGTTCCTACAGATAACACTAAAATCATCATTAAAGGTTTCCCTCGTCAGAGTCCTAATGCGATATAGAAACTCATCAATACTGAGACCCGTTGACGAGCCgtcaaatttcaaattccaaTTATTCACAATAGAAGTTATCTTGTCTGCGTCCCTATTCATCGAACTAAAACTTCCCGAAGCATTCGGACTCGAAAATTGCGCAGCACGAGGGAACTGAAAATCACGGGGATCACGAGGATAATCACTGCCACCCATATTCGGAGGATTTGGTGGCCGGTGGTTGGGAAAATTACTCGGCATATTGACACAGTTACCTGAAGGATAATACGCATTAGTATTGGGCACGTTCCGGGGATCCCGGTTTAAATTGGGAATATTATTGGAAGTCGCAGTGTGTGGCAGATTCATGTTATGAAAAAACTTCCTCAACTGATCTTCTATCATGCGACCTATCTCGCGGTAATCTACACTCGAGTTCAATGCCTGAGGATCGGCAATGTTTTGTTGTGGAGGTGTCGTAAAGTCAAAAGAAGTATTATTGCATTGCTGAGGAGTCTGCCGGGTAGCAGGCTGTGTATTAGTAGGATTCTGTGCATCCTGAAATAGATTCTTAGTCACACTACGAGTTTCATAAGTCTTGTTCAAGGCACCTCTACCCTTGCCTCTATTATTAGGAGCCTTTCGAGCTGGGGGTGGTTTCGAAGCCATACTATATGTTCTTAACTCGCCTAGGTCACATACTCTCTTACAGACAGGACATTCTGCGGACGAAGAAAGATATGTCTCTATGCAGTTCCTGTGAAAAGGATGCGCACATGCGCTTATAATTAAACAATCTTGGCCTTCAACCAAAAGTTGCTTACAAACCTCACATACTACCGAAGTATTGTCCGTAGAGGTTGTCTCTGATTGCGGAGGCAATTCTGGAGGTATCGGTTCCTCTGAAGCCATAATGACAAATTCGattcaaatagaaaaaatttcactctaAAAACCGTAAAAtgaaattatagaaaaaaatctattttccttcaaaaaagtACTGTCTAAAGAACAAATAGGCATAATAGTTTGACGTTTCTTGCTAGAATATGAAAATAGAATATGGTGTGATAAAACTCATTTCGAAAAACTGTGGATACAAAAACTGGTCTATGGCATATGTATATATTCATAGAATTAATTTATCTTGAGACACACCAGCTAAAGGGGAAAATTCTACCTTCTGTTATCAAAACGGTCGCTAATATGCTTACGCAAAATTAATCGAATTCCTATTTTGGAACAGGGCTGATAACTAAgtctaaaagaaaatttagttCGCCGACATATAAACATTGTTtgggaaaatttaaatatatcttTTCCTAAAGGAAATCTCAAGAGACAAAGCAGATGTGGCTGATCAGCGGTCAGCTTTTCGGGTTAAACcccaaaaaaactgaaaatccaGCAGACAACTAACAAAAGATTGTCTGGTGTGAAgtcctgacaaaaaaaaaaaaaaaaccttaaaacttTCCATATAAATGAAATCTActcaaataaaaaaagcttGAATGAGCCTGAAAGGACAAGGTCGTTATCCttcggccccacgttgggcgccaaattaTGTAATGTACACAACCAAATATTTGTTGTAGATACTATTTTACAATAACTTTCGAGCATCTTAGAACCAGAGAAGAGGTAGGACTTCGGGAGCCTTTGAAATGCAAGCTGCAGTCGGGAGGGGGGTTCGCGTCCTTCTCTAATCAAGCCTTGTTCACAATACAATAATTATTTTAGACTCCCTTTTTATTTCAACTACTAggataacaagaaaaaaaatgtgtggtgCTAATGTGATACCCCTTTTTTAATATGAATTTAATTTACTAGAACGGCAGTTATTCGAAAtggtctaaaaaaaaaaaaaagatatcaagTGGACTCTATGGTGGTAAAAAAAAAGTCTCAGCCTCCATGCCCGCGCCATCCTATGTCCTGCTGGCTATGATATTTCAGGACCCCTAAACTACGATCACACCAAATTTATCCTACATACCTTTGCAAGAAACGTCTACAAGATAGTCCTTACAgattcattttaaaaaaattcagttttattCCAAAACATTTTAATTCTCTTAACATTTTTCGTTCTATAATCAATAAActatactttagaaaaaaaaattaagtattttgcataattttcatGGCCCTTAAggggttaaattcaaaaaaaatagaAGTATCTTACTACGCAAATAAGCAGATGCAAATACAATATAATTTCTTTTTACAAATAATCCAAGAAAGAGCAACTCattcataacaaaatgcgtGTAAAACgtatttaggaaaaaaaaaaacaaaatgtgtggGAGTCATACTCCACAATAGAGACAGAAATCGAAACAATAACAATGCACTTGTGGTTACAAACCAGTTGGGCTGTATAACACCTTAAAACATTCGTTGCTCTTTCTCAATTATAACAGATCAATGCAAGAAactttatcaataaattaacaTAGCAATGATGACTTACCACCTTACTCCACTCTCTCGATGAAGGCCTCCACTCGATCGTTGGTTGATGGGTGATATTTTGGTGAATGGCTGTGatttatgaatgaaattaaatttcttgcAAAGAACATACAGACAGTGACTAAAATAGGTACTTAACAAAGCTAGTGGAGTTCAtaacacatacattttttttgaagtttttaaacGTAAAAATGATTTATGTCATTTTGTaaggaaaaatcattaaaaacaaattaaataaaaaaaaattaatttaaattaaattaaatgggaAAAAATGTGTATGTGAAATGACCCAAACTTGCTTTGTTacgattcatttttttttttatataataattatacttatgcttatatatttttttgtggaatttaattcctttaattaaaaaatctaCACAGTTGGTTGACACATTATGGTTGGACCGGCTAGTCTTTGTAAGAAAAAAGTTGAGGTGCTGTTTAGGTTATGGTCATGGATGGTTATGGTAGCTTCTCGAGTTTTATATGGCCATTAAAACTGGTTGGAAATTGGACTTTAGTCTTCCTGGGTAATTCGGTGTTTGTTTACTTCacgcttttataaaaaaaacaaggcgTCTGGTTGGAATTTGACGGTAGGCAAAATTAAGCGGTGTTCATGTTCAAAAAGTGCCTTACATGTGGCAAATTCAATGTAATAAGTGTTTCGATGCTGTACAAATGAACGTTTTGTCACAGATACCGACAgtcagatttcagcaaaattgtagGCTTATATCATTGGTTGGCTGCTTGCCGATTTATAACGTTGGATTTAAACAGAAGATTGGTGTTCTAGGCTCTTAGGTGATACCTGGCGTGGTTTGCGATCGGAGATGGATTGATGCTACTTATGCATGCCACATGAGCTTTGACAATCTAGCTTC
The Stomoxys calcitrans chromosome 3, idStoCalc2.1, whole genome shotgun sequence genome window above contains:
- the LOC131995948 gene encoding uncharacterized protein LOC131995948, encoding MASEEPIPPELPPQSETTSTDNTSVVCEVCKQLLVEGQDCLIISACAHPFHRNCIETYLSSSAECPVCKRVCDLGELRTYSMASKPPPARKAPNNRGKGRGALNKTYETRSVTKNLFQDAQNPTNTQPATRQTPQQCNNTSFDFTTPPQQNIADPQALNSSVDYREIGRMIEDQLRKFFHNMNLPHTATSNNIPNLNRDPRNVPNTNAYYPSGNCVNMPSNFPNHRPPNPPNMGGSDYPRDPRDFQFPRAAQFSSPNASGSFSSMNRDADKITSIVNNWNLKFDGSSTGLSIDEFLYRIRTLTRETFNDDFSVICRNLNTLLTGKAREWYWRYHKQVPAITWEGFCQAIRSQYKDMKSSFDLREEMRIRKQKPGESYDAFFDALSIIADKLSNPMSEDEFIEIIARNLRPDIRQDLLYVPIRSLSHLRKLVQMRENFLSDEYVRRTLSQRSQNLNFPPRRQLAELDQGVSNDTESDYTIDAVQRSESIRCWNCDNIGHTWQDCLEDRTIFCYGCGAKNVYKPQCARCLSRVQSSSSKNYRQTGPTKNQV